Proteins encoded in a region of the Anopheles ziemanni chromosome 2, idAnoZiCoDA_A2_x.2, whole genome shotgun sequence genome:
- the LOC131281710 gene encoding tyrosine-protein kinase Dnt-like: MTNLCVYVGLLLSLLVASGRAHLNLYLNEIEVQRLLGLSAEIYYVREGQVNEYALHFTVPVPAEVEEISFTWQSLAKRPLPYQINIVSPDPIALPKPSMNISQQGEIPEHIETFAIGLRCSGRETAEVDVTITVEVTLDRLTGNATELVFRRKKICLMSEHPDANQPDPYLLENASNGQNGLITLFIGGILAILFVALIILIAYCTRGSFHRKPHNAQPIRTSSFQRLQTHAPSAPSSILSPPSIAPTIATLSRTRIYANAEPEELQRRISELTVQRCRVRLSSLLQEGTFGRVYRGSYNDSQEVLVKTVGPHASQIQVSLLLHEGMSLYGAQHPGILSVLGVSIDDHTAPFLLYLAPENSRNLKIFLQEPVARTLTTIQIVKIQLQLAQALGHLHSHGVIHKDIAARNCVIDDQLRVKLADNSLSRDLFPGDYYCLGDSENRPIKWLALESIQYKQFSEASDTWAFGVLMWELCTLARQPYAEVDPFEMEHYLLDGYRLAQPINCPDELFKIMAYCWTMLPMERPSFEQLQICLQDFYAQLTLYV; this comes from the exons GACTTTCCGCGGAAATCTACTACGTCCGCGAGGGTCAGGTGAACGAGTATGCTCTTCATTTCACGGTTCCCGTTCCGGCGGAAGTTGAGGAGATCTCATTCACCTGGCAGAGCCTGGCCAAAAGGCCGCTTCCTTACCAGATCAACATCGTTTCGCCGGATCCGATCGCACTGCCGAAGCCCTCGATGAATATCTCCCAGCAGGGTGAAATCCCGGAGCATATCGAAACGTTTGCCATCGGCCTGCGCTGCAGTGGACGAGAAACGGCCGAGGTTGACGTGACCATAACGGTGGAAGTGACACTCGATCGACTCACAGGAAACGCAACAGAGTTGGTGTTTCGACGGAAGAAGATCTGCTTGATGAG TGAACATCCAGATGCAAACCAACCGGATCCTTACCTACTAGAAAACGCGTCCAACGGTCAGAATGGACTGATCACGCTCTTCATCGGCGGGATTCTGGCGATTCTTTTTGTGGCACTCATCATCTTGATTGCTTATTGCACCCGAGGATCATTCCACCGCAAGCCACACAACGCCCAACCGATCCGTACTTCCAGCTTCCAGCGCCTTCAGACACATGCTCCATCGGCCCCCTCGTCGATCCTATCACCACCTTCTATTGCTCCCACGATAGCAACCCTTTCCCGCACCCGAATCTACGCGAATGCCGAACCGGAAGAACTGCAGCGACGCATTTCCGAGCTGACCGTGCAACGCTGCCGGGTGCGCCTCTCCAGCCTGCTTCAGGAAGGAACCTTCGGGAGAGTCTACCGGGGCAGCTACAACGACAGCCAGGAAGTGCTGGTGAAAACCGTCGGACCGCACGCGTCCCAAATCCAGGTCTCGCTCCTCCTTCACGAAGGCATGAGCTTGTACGGTGCACAACATCCCGGTATCCTCTCCGTCCTGGGTGTCTCGATCGATGACCATACGGCACCATTCCTACTCTACCTCGCGCCAGAGAACTCGCGCAACCTGAAGATCTTCCTCCAGGAACCGGTGGCCCGAACGCTGACCACGATCCAGATcgtcaagattcaactccagcTCGCACAAGCCCTAGGACACCTGCACAGCCACGGTGTGATCCACAAGGACATTGCGGCCCGTAACTGTGT AATTGACGATCAACTGCGAGTGAAGTTGGCGGATAACTCCCTTTCGCGCGATCTCTTCCCCGGCGACTACTACTGCCTTGGGGACAGCGAAAATCGACCGATCAAATGGCTCGCACTGGAGTCGATCCAGTACAAACAGTTCAGTGAAGCTTCCGATACGTGGGCGTTTGGTGTTCTCATGTGGGAACTGTGTACCCTGGCGCGACAGCCGTACGCAGAG GTCGATCCGTTTGAGATGGAGCACTATCTGCTTGATGGTTATCGGTTAGCGCAGCCAATCAACTGTCCAGATGAGCT ATTCAAAATAATGGCGTACTGCTGGACGATGCTACCGATGGAGCGACCCTCGTTCGAACAGCTGCAGATCTGTCTGCAGGATTTCTACGCACAGCTGACACTCTACGTCTAG